From Anopheles funestus chromosome 3RL, idAnoFuneDA-416_04, whole genome shotgun sequence, a single genomic window includes:
- the LOC125770581 gene encoding gamma-soluble NSF attachment protein, with amino-acid sequence MSSKIEEAQEHIRQAEKCLKTSLLKWRPDYDNAAEEYNKAATCFRNAKSLDQCRDCLMKSSDCHRQNRALFHAAKCLDQAILICKEMNNLGDIRKLAERSCNLYQQHGSPESGATVLDKAAKILEQTHPEDALQLYKQAVDVVTIEDSTRQGAEYASKVARIMVKLGMYDQAADAIRREIGLHQQVGSDGAIGRLAVALVLVQLARGDYVAAEKAFKEWGNCCDAAEVQTLESLLQAYDDEDPELAQRALSSPFIRHMDVEYARLARDLPLPKGVSIAPKANVIENAAASYVSPNSGTSGDTTAKPSAGPAGDDEDEGGLC; translated from the exons ATGTCGAGCAAAATTGAAGAAGCTCAGGAACATATCCGACAAGCCGAAAAATG CTTGAAGACATCGCTGCTGAAATGGAGACCAGATTACGACAATGCAGCTGAAGAGTATAACAAAGCAG CCACCTGCTTTCGGAACGCAAAGTCGTTGGACCAGTGCCGTGACTGCTTGATGAAATCTTCCGACTGTCATCGTCAGAATCGTGCCCTGTTCCACGCAGCAAAGTGTCTCGATCAAGCTATACTGATATGCAAGGAAATGAACAACCTCGGTGATATACGTAAACTGGCTGAGCGGTCCTGCAATCTCTACCAGCAACACGGCTCACCGGAATCGGGAGCGACCGTACTGGATAAGGCGGCAAAGATACTGGAACAGACGCACCCGGAAGACGCACTACAGCTGTACAAGCAGGCAGTCGATGTTGTTACG ATTGAAGATTCGACCCGGCAGGGCGCCGAGTATGCTAGCAAAGTGGCCCGTATTATGGTTAAGCTTGGTATGTACGATCAGGCAGCAGATGCTATTAGGCGAGAGATTGGATTGCATCAGCAGGTCGGATCGGATGGTGCTATCGGGCGGCTAGCAGTGGCCCTGGTGCTGGTACAGCTTGCCCGCGGAGATTATGTTGCCGCAGAGAAAGCCTTCAAGGAATGGGGTAACTGTTGCGATGCTGCAGAAGTGCAAACGTTGGAATCGTTGCTGCAG GCGTACGATGATGAGGATCCGGAGCTGGCGCAACGAGCCCTCTCGTCACCATTCATCCGGCACATGGATGTGGAATACGCTAGATTGGCCCGCGATTTACCACTTCCCAAGGGCGTTTCAATCGCACCGAAAGCGAATGTCATCGAAAATGCGGCAGCCTCTTATGTTTCCCCCAACAGTGGTACATCGGGCGAT ACTACCGCCAAACCATCGGCAGGTCCAGCTGGTGATGATGAAGACGAAGGTGGCCTGTGTTAG
- the LOC125770579 gene encoding pleiotropic regulator 1: MEEVQRHSVHTLVFRSLKRTHDFFVANQSLLPEIDENMEKHKFNIKARDTYGLVFDRAAKAKALAAKRGDSDRGDVQNGVRDGVLAITAGEQEGIAPDGTNTQTALVPASTPLSQNTTSAVQILPKKAPTIPKPKWHAPWKLCRVISGHLGWVRCVAVEPGNEWFATGAADRVIKIWDLASGKLKLSLTGHVSTVRALAVSPRHPYLFSCGEDRQVKCWDLEYNKVIRHYHGHLSAVYTMSLHPTIDVLVTAGRDSTARVWDMRTKANIHTLTGHTNTVASVVTQAANPQIITGSHDSTVRLWDLAAGKSMCTLTNHKKSVRAIVLHPSLYMFASASPDNIKQWRCPEGNFIQNLSGHNSIVNCMAVNPEGVLVSGGDNGTMFFWDWRTGYNFQRFQAAVQPGSMDSEAGIFSMTFDQSGSRLITTEADKTIKIYKEDDEATEESHPINWRPEIIKRRKY, translated from the exons ATGGAGGAAGTTCAGCGTCATTCGGTGCACACATTGGTGTTCCGTTCGTTAAAACGTACCCATGATTTCTTTGTAGCCAATCAATCCTTGTTACCAGAGATTGACGAAAACAT ggaaaagcataaatttaatatcaaaGCTCGGGATACGTATGGTTTGGTGTTTGATCGTGCTGCCAAAGCAAAGGCTTTGGCAGCCAAGAGAGGAGACAGTGACCGTGGCGACGTACAGAACGGTGTAAGGGATGGCG TGTTGGCTATAACGGCCGGCGAACAGGAAGGAATTGCGCCGGATGGAACCAATACTCAGACAGCACTAGTACCGGCATCAACACCGTTGTCGCAGAATACCACCAGCGCAGTGCAAATACTGCCGAAGAAAGCACCTACCATTCCTAAACCCAAATGGCATGCTCCGTGGAAGCTTTGTCGCGTCATTTCGGGTCATCTCGGATGGGTACGATGCGTTGCGGTTGAACCAGGCAACGAATGGTTTGCAACCGGTGCTGCCGATCGCGTTATTAAAATTTGGGACCTAGCCAGTGGGAAATTAAAGCTCTCACTTACCGGGCATGTCAGCACGGTACGGGCACTTGCCGTAAGCCCTCGTCATCCGTATCTTTTCAGCTGCGGTGAGGACCGGCAGGTAAAGTGCTGGGATTTGGAATACAACAAAGTGATACGGCACTACCATGGGCACCTTTCGGCGGTGTATACGATGTCACTGCATCCCACGATCGATGTGCTTGTAACGGCCGGTCGTGATTCGACGGCACGTGTGTGGGATATGCGTACCAAAGCAAACATCCACACACTGACGGGGCACACGAACACGGTCGCGAGTGTGGTAACACAGGCGGCCAATCCACAGATCATTACTGGCAGCCATGATTCGACCGTGCGATTGTGGGATCTGGCCGCTGGAAAGAGTATGTGCACGCTGACAAACCACAAGAAAAGTGTACGTGCGATCGTACTGCATCCGTCCCTGTACATGTTTGCATCGGCTTCACCGGATAACATAAAACAGTGGCGCTGTCCGGAAGGGAACTTTATACAGAATCTCAGTGGACACAACTCGATCGTGAACTGTATGGCGGTGAATCCGGAAGGGGTACTAGTGTCCGGTGGAGATAACGGAACGATGTTTTTCTGGGACTGGCGCACCGGATACAATTTCCAACGCTTCCAGGCCGCAGTACAGCCCGGTTCGATGGACAGTGAGGCAGGCATTTTTTCCATGACGTTTGATCAGTCCGGTTCGCGGTTGATTACTACCGAGGCGGACAAGACGATCAAAATTTACAAGGAGGATGACGAAGCGACGGAGGAATCGCATCCGATCAATTGGCGGCCGGAAATTATTAAACGTAGGAAGTACTAA
- the LOC125770577 gene encoding transitional endoplasmic reticulum ATPase TER94 — protein sequence MADSKNEDLATAILKRKDRPNRLIVDEAGNDDNSVISLSQAKMDELELFRGDTVLLKGKRRKETVCIVLSDENCPDEKIRMNRVVRNNLRVWLGDVVMIQSCPDVKYGKRVHILPIDDTVEGLSGNLFDVYLKPYFLEAYRPIHKDDTFVVRGGMRAVEFKVVAADPEPYCIVAPETVIHCEGNPIKREEEEETLNAVGYDDIGGCRKQLAQIKEMVELPLRHPSLFKAIGVKPPRGILMYGPPGTGKTLIARAVANETGAFFFLINGPEIMSKLAGESESNLRKAFEEAEKNSPAIIFIDEIDAIAPKREKTHGEVERRIVSQLLTLMDGMKKSSHVIVMAATNRPNSIDPALRRFGRFDREIDIGIPDATGRLEVLRIHTKNMKLADDVDLEQIAAESHGHVGADLASLCSEAALQQIREKMDLIDLEDDQIDAEVLNSLAVSMENFRYAMTKSSPSALRETVVEVPNTTWTDIGGLENVKRELQELVQYPVEHPDKFLKFGMQPSRGVLFYGPPGCGKTLLAKAIANECQANFISVKGPELLTMWFGESEANVRDIFDKARSASPCVLFFDELDSIAKSRGGNVGDAGGAADRVINQILTEMDGMGAKKNVFIIGATNRPDIIDPAILRPGRLDQLIYIPLPDEKSREAILRANLRKSPVAEDVDLNYVAKVTQGFSGADLTEICQRACKLAIRQAIEAEIRRERDRAANQNSAMDMDEEDPVPEITRDHFEEAMKFARRSVSDNDIRKYEMFAQTLQQSRGFGTNFRFPSGQGSSSSQGQGSSQPTSNNPGDNGDDDLYS from the exons ATGGCCGACAGCAAGAA CGAGGATTTGGCAACTGCCATCCTGAAGCGCAAGGATCGTCCGAATCGTCTGATCGTTGATGAAGCCGGCAATGATGACAATTCGGTCATTTCGCTGTCACAG gcGAAAATGGACGAGTTGGAGCTTTTCCGCGGTGATACGGTGTTGCTGAAAGGCAAGCGCCGAAAGGAAACGGTTTGCATTGTCCTGTCGGATGAGAACTGTCCGGACGAGAAAATTCGCATGAACAGAGTGGTGCGCAACAATCTGCGCGTATGGCTCGGGGACGTAGTGATGATTCAATCCTGCCCGGACGTCAAGTACGGTAAGCGCGTGCACATCCTACCGATCGACGATACGGTCGAAGGCCTGTCGGGCAATCTGTTCGACGTGTACCTCAAGCCGTACTTCCTGGAGGCGTACCGACCGATCCACAAGGACGACACATTCGTCGTTCGCGGTGGTATGCGTGCGGTAGAATTCAAAGTGGTGGCAGCCGATCCTGAACCGTACTGTATCGTTGCGCCGGAAACGGTGATTCACTGCGAAGGAAATCCAATCAAGCGCGAGGAGGAAGAAGAGACACTGAATGCGGTCGGGTACGATGATATCGGTGGATGCCGTAAGCAGCTGGCCCAGATCAAGGAAATGGTCGAATTGCCGCTGCGCCATCCGTCGCTGTTCAAGGCGATCGGTGTGAAGCCACCGCGTGGTATACTCATGTACGGTCCACCCGGCACGGGTAAAACACTGATTGCACGTGCCGTTGCGAACGAAACCGGCGCATTCTTCTTCCTCATCAATGGGCCGGAAATTATGTCCAAGTTGGCGGGCGAATCCGAATCGAACCTTCGCAAAGCGTTCGAGGAGGCAGAAAAGAATTCGCCGGCAATCATCTTCATCGACGAGATCGATGCCATCGCACCGAAGCGTGAGAAGACGCACGGTGAGGTGGAACGGCGAATTGTCTCACAGCTGCTCACGCTCATGGATGGTATGAAGAAGAGCTCGCACGTGATTGTGATGGCAGCAACGAATCGTCCCAACTCGATCGATCCCGCACTGCGCCGTTTCGGACGTTTCGATCGTGAGATTGATATCGGTATCCCGGATGCTACTGGCCGGTTGGAGGTGCTTCGCATTCACACCAAGAACATGAAGCTAGCGGACGATGTCGATTTGGAGCAGATTGCGGCCGAATCGCACGGTCACGTCGGTGCCGATTTGGCTTCGCTGTGTTCCGAGGCGGCTTTGCAGCAAATTCGCGAGAAGATGGATCTGATCGATCTGGAGGATGATCAGATTGATGCGGAGGTACTCAATTCGTTGGCCGTATCGATGGAAAACTTCCGCTACGCGATGACAAAGTCGAGCCCGTCCGCGCTGCGCGAAACGGTGGTGGAGGTGCCGAACACGACCTGGACCGACATCGGTGGTCTCGAGAATGTGAAGCGCGAGCTGCAGGAGCTGGTACAGTACCCGGTCGAACATCCGGACAAGTTCCTGAAGTTCGGTATGCAACCGTCGCGCGGTGTGCTGTTCTACGGGCCGCCCGGATGCGGTAAGACGCTGCTCGCcaaagccatcgccaacgagTGCCAGGCGAACTTTATCTCCGTCAAGGGCCCAGAGCTGTTGACGATGTGGTTCGGCGAGTCGGAAGCGAACGTGCGCGACATCTTCGATAAGGCACGTTCCGCTTCGCCCTGTGTGCTGTTCTTCGACGAGCTGGACAGTATCGCAAAGTCCCGCGGCGGTAATGTGGGTGATGCGGGCGGTGCCGCCGATCGTGTGATCAATCAAATTCTGACGGAAATGGACGGTATGGGGgcgaagaaaaatgtgttcatTATCGGTGCCACCAACCGACCGGACATCATCGATCCGGCCATCCTGCGTCCGGGCCGTCTGGATCAGCTGATCTACATTCCGCTGCCGGATGAAAAGTCACGCGAAGCCATCCTGCGTGCGAATCTGCGCAAGAGCCCGGTGGCGGAGGATGTCGATCTGAACTACGTGGCGAAGGTGACGCAGGGCTTCTCGGGTGCTGATCTGACGGAAATTTGCCAGCGTGCCTGTAAGCTTGCCATCCGTCAGGCGATCGAGGCGGAAATCCGGCGGGAGCGTGACCGTGCCGCTAATCAAAATTCGGCCATGGAT atGGATGAAGAAGATCCGGTGCCGGAAATTACTCGTGATCACTTCGAGGAAGCGATGAAGTTTGCCCGCCGTTCGGTATCAGACAACGACATCCGCAAGTACGAAATGTTCGCCCAAACGCTGCAACAATCTCGTGGCTTCGGGACCAACTTCCG ATTCCCCTCGGGACAGGGCAGCTCAAGTTCGCAGGGTCAGGGTTCGTCACAACCGACGAGCAATAATCCCGGCGATAACGGTGATGACGATCTCTACAGCTAG